Proteins encoded within one genomic window of Candidatus Abyssobacteria bacterium SURF_5:
- the cysK gene encoding cysteine synthase A: MGRIFDDITETVGNTPLVRINRLSRGIDATIAAKLESFNPLSSVKDRIGVAMIDAAESQGLIDKDTVIVEPTSGNTGIALAFVAAARGYRLILTMPETMSVERRTLLKLLGAELVLTPGPAGMRGAVAEAERIVAKNKKSFMPQQFNNPANPEIHRKTTAEEIWSDTDGKIDIFVAGVGTGGTITGVGEILKKRKASIRRIAVEPAESPVLSGGKPGPHKIQGIGAGFIPNVFNRNAVDEVIQVKTEDAIRTARRLASEEGILCGISSGAACHAALEVGRRPENSGKLIVVILPDTGERYLSTDLVER; this comes from the coding sequence ATGGGACGAATCTTTGATGATATCACTGAGACCGTCGGAAACACCCCCTTGGTGCGGATCAACCGATTGTCACGAGGTATCGATGCGACCATTGCGGCGAAGCTGGAATCATTCAATCCATTAAGTAGCGTGAAAGATCGAATCGGCGTCGCAATGATCGATGCGGCAGAATCGCAGGGGTTGATCGATAAGGATACTGTCATTGTGGAACCGACGAGCGGCAACACGGGCATAGCTTTGGCTTTTGTTGCCGCCGCCCGCGGCTACCGGCTGATATTGACAATGCCCGAGACGATGAGCGTGGAGCGACGCACCTTGCTGAAGCTGCTGGGTGCGGAACTCGTGTTGACGCCCGGTCCCGCCGGCATGCGGGGGGCGGTCGCCGAGGCGGAGCGGATTGTCGCCAAAAACAAGAAGTCATTCATGCCTCAGCAATTCAATAATCCGGCGAATCCGGAAATACATCGCAAGACCACGGCGGAAGAAATATGGTCGGACACGGACGGCAAAATCGATATTTTTGTAGCCGGTGTCGGTACAGGCGGAACAATAACCGGAGTGGGTGAAATTCTCAAGAAGCGGAAGGCAAGTATCCGCCGAATTGCGGTTGAACCCGCCGAGTCACCCGTACTATCCGGCGGAAAACCAGGCCCGCACAAAATCCAGGGAATCGGTGCCGGGTTCATTCCGAATGTTTTCAATCGTAATGCGGTTGATGAGGTGATCCAGGTGAAGACAGAGGACGCCATTCGCACTGCTCGTCGTCTGGCGTCTGAGGAAGGTATTCTATGCGGAATCTCTTCGGGCGCCGCCTGTCATGCCGCTCTTGAAGTCGGCCGGCGGCCGGAGAATTCGGGCAAGCTCATCGTGGTGATCCTGCCGGACACGGGGGAACGATATCTTTCAACCGATCTTGTCGAGCGATAG